In Pseudomonas hamedanensis, a single window of DNA contains:
- a CDS encoding cysteine desulfurase family protein, translating to MNTRPLYFDYAATTPVDERVIQVMIECLGLHGNFGNPASSSHAFGQQARQTVEQARRQVAELVGAQAEQIVWTSGATESNNLALKGSAQARGVSGGHFITSQIEHKAILDTARQLQDSGIAVTYLVPDADGLITPQAVSEAMREDTFLVSLMLVNNELGTVNDVQAIGEVVRSRDALFHVDAAQGAGKVAIDLARWPVDMMSFSAHKLYGPKGIGALYVGPRAKPRLQAQIHGGGHEGGLRSGTLATHQIAGMGAAFALAAAAFDEEKKTIVALRERLLEQLSSLPGVRLNGSAAQRIPHTLSLTFSEGEFNSAALSHSIAFSATSACNSASNTPSHVLLALGHDARLASRTIRLSLGRFTSVEDVDKAAELIKTACASAPAFWTTGI from the coding sequence ATGAACACACGTCCGTTGTATTTCGATTACGCCGCCACCACCCCGGTGGACGAGCGGGTCATCCAGGTGATGATCGAATGTCTGGGGTTGCACGGTAACTTCGGCAACCCTGCCTCCAGCTCCCACGCATTCGGCCAGCAGGCCCGGCAAACGGTCGAGCAGGCCCGTCGGCAAGTCGCCGAACTGGTCGGCGCGCAAGCCGAACAGATCGTCTGGACCTCCGGCGCCACCGAGTCCAATAACCTCGCCCTGAAGGGCAGCGCCCAGGCGCGTGGTGTCAGCGGCGGCCACTTCATTACCAGTCAGATCGAACACAAAGCCATCCTCGATACTGCCCGGCAGTTGCAGGACAGCGGCATCGCCGTGACCTATCTGGTGCCGGACGCCGACGGCCTGATCACGCCGCAAGCGGTCAGCGAAGCCATGCGCGAAGACACCTTTCTGGTGTCGCTGATGCTGGTCAACAATGAGCTCGGCACGGTCAATGACGTTCAGGCCATCGGCGAAGTCGTGCGCAGTCGCGACGCGCTGTTTCATGTCGATGCCGCGCAAGGCGCCGGCAAGGTCGCGATCGACCTGGCCCGATGGCCGGTCGATATGATGTCGTTCTCGGCGCACAAGCTCTACGGCCCCAAGGGCATCGGCGCTTTATACGTCGGCCCGCGCGCAAAGCCGCGTTTGCAGGCGCAGATCCACGGCGGCGGTCACGAGGGCGGCTTGCGCTCGGGGACCCTGGCGACCCATCAGATTGCCGGGATGGGCGCGGCATTCGCTTTGGCGGCCGCGGCGTTTGATGAAGAGAAAAAAACCATCGTGGCTTTGCGCGAGCGTCTGCTCGAACAGTTGTCGAGCCTGCCGGGCGTACGCCTGAATGGCAGCGCTGCGCAGCGCATCCCGCATACCTTGAGCCTGACGTTCAGCGAAGGCGAGTTCAACAGCGCCGCGTTGAGCCATTCGATCGCATTTTCCGCGACATCGGCCTGTAATTCGGCGAGCAACACGCCTTCGCACGTATTGCTGGCGCTGGGGCACGATGCTCGACTTGCCAGCCGCACGATTCGCCTGAGCCTCGGCCGCTTCACCAGCGTCGAGGACGTCGACAAGGCTGCCGAACTGATCAAGACCGCCTGCGCCAGTGCTCCGGCATTCTGGACGACAGGAATTTGA
- a CDS encoding aminopeptidase P family protein, whose amino-acid sequence MSTQTSTEGSVPQRLARTREVMRREGIHALLVPSADPHLSEYLPGYWQGRQWLSGFHGSVGTLIVTADFAGVWADSRYWEQATQELEGSGIELVKLQPGQPSPLDWLAEQTPEGGVVAVDGAVMAVASARTLGSKLEARGARLRTDIDVLEHVWSDRPGLPDAPIYQHLPPQATVSRSEKLANLRETLRERGADWHFIATLDDIAWLFNLRGGDVSFNPVFVSFALVNQQQATLFVALSKVDDALRAVLEQDGVTLRDYREVADALRAVPSGASLLIDPARVTWGLLEHLDSGVKLVEGLNPTTLAKSQKSEADAQHIRQAMEQDGAALCEFFAWLESAWGSERITELTIDEKLTAARERRPDYVSLSFNTIAAFNANGAMPHYHATEEAHAVIEGDGLLLIDSGGQYLGGTTDITRMVPVGTPTQEQKQDCTRVLKGVIALSRAQFPKGILSPLLDAIARAPIWAESVDYGHGTGHGVGYFLNVHEGPQVIAYQAAATPQTAMLPGMITSIEPGTYRPGRWGVRIENLAMNREAGRSEFGEFLKFETLTLCPIDTRCLIPSLLTHEEQQWLNAYHAEVRERLSPLLDGAALQWLKTRTEAI is encoded by the coding sequence ATGAGTACCCAGACCTCGACCGAAGGATCGGTGCCCCAGCGCCTGGCGCGCACCCGAGAGGTGATGCGCCGTGAAGGCATCCATGCGTTGTTGGTGCCGTCTGCCGATCCGCATTTGTCGGAATACTTGCCGGGTTACTGGCAAGGCCGGCAATGGCTGTCAGGCTTTCACGGCTCGGTGGGCACTTTGATTGTCACCGCTGATTTCGCCGGCGTATGGGCCGACAGCCGATACTGGGAACAGGCGACTCAGGAACTTGAGGGCAGCGGCATCGAACTGGTCAAGCTGCAACCGGGACAGCCGAGCCCGCTGGACTGGCTGGCCGAGCAAACGCCTGAAGGCGGTGTGGTCGCGGTCGACGGTGCGGTGATGGCCGTGGCTTCGGCGCGCACGCTTGGCAGCAAACTTGAAGCCCGAGGCGCTCGTCTGCGCACCGACATCGATGTGTTGGAGCACGTCTGGAGTGACCGGCCAGGTCTGCCGGATGCGCCGATCTATCAGCATCTGCCACCGCAAGCGACCGTCAGCCGCAGCGAGAAACTTGCCAACCTGCGCGAAACCCTGCGGGAGCGGGGCGCCGATTGGCATTTCATCGCGACTCTCGACGACATCGCCTGGCTGTTCAACCTGCGCGGCGGCGATGTGTCGTTCAACCCGGTGTTTGTGTCGTTTGCGTTGGTCAATCAACAACAGGCCACGTTGTTCGTGGCGCTGAGCAAAGTCGATGACGCATTGCGCGCGGTGCTGGAACAGGATGGCGTGACCCTGCGTGATTACCGCGAAGTCGCCGATGCGCTGCGTGCGGTGCCGAGTGGCGCAAGTCTGCTGATCGATCCGGCGCGCGTGACCTGGGGTCTGCTGGAGCACCTCGACAGTGGCGTCAAACTGGTCGAGGGCCTGAACCCGACCACACTGGCCAAGTCGCAAAAAAGTGAAGCCGATGCACAACACATCCGCCAGGCGATGGAGCAGGATGGCGCGGCGTTGTGCGAATTCTTCGCCTGGCTGGAGTCGGCTTGGGGGAGCGAGCGTATTACCGAGTTGACCATCGACGAGAAGCTCACCGCAGCCCGTGAGCGTCGGCCCGATTACGTCTCGCTGAGTTTCAACACGATTGCTGCGTTCAACGCCAATGGCGCAATGCCGCACTACCACGCCACCGAAGAAGCGCACGCCGTGATCGAGGGCGACGGTTTGTTGCTGATCGACTCCGGGGGCCAATACCTCGGCGGTACGACCGACATCACGCGGATGGTGCCGGTCGGGACGCCGACGCAAGAGCAGAAACAGGACTGCACCCGGGTACTCAAAGGTGTGATTGCCTTGTCGCGGGCACAATTTCCCAAAGGCATTCTCTCGCCGCTGCTCGATGCCATCGCCCGTGCGCCAATCTGGGCCGAAAGCGTGGATTACGGGCATGGCACCGGTCACGGTGTCGGCTACTTCCTCAACGTCCACGAGGGGCCGCAGGTCATCGCGTATCAGGCCGCCGCGACGCCGCAGACGGCGATGCTGCCGGGAATGATCACATCGATCGAACCGGGCACTTATCGTCCGGGTCGCTGGGGCGTGCGGATCGAAAATCTGGCGATGAACCGCGAGGCCGGTCGCAGCGAGTTCGGCGAGTTCCTCAAGTTCGAAACGCTGACCTTGTGCCCGATCGATACTCGCTGCCTGATTCCTTCCTTGCTGACGCATGAAGAACAGCAGTGGCTAAACGCCTATCACGCCGAGGTGCGTGAGCGCTTGAGCCCGTTGCTTGACGGTGCGGCACTGCAATGGCTGAAAACCCGTACAGAAGCCATCTGA
- a CDS encoding 2-hydroxychromene-2-carboxylate isomerase, which translates to MTKTVEFYFDLGSPATYLAYTQLPKICAATGSELRYIPMLLGGVFKATGNASPAMIPAKGRYMFQDLDRYAKRYAVPLRFNPHFPINTLLLMRAVTGMQLHQPQRFAAFVDCLFNALWVDGRSLNEPETVAAVLSEHGFDPQEVLALCNDESVKAALKDNTETAVKRGVFGAPSMFVGNQLFFGQDRLDFVEEALRQA; encoded by the coding sequence ATGACTAAAACCGTGGAGTTCTATTTCGACCTCGGCAGTCCCGCGACCTACCTGGCCTACACCCAATTACCGAAGATCTGCGCCGCTACCGGAAGCGAACTGCGCTATATCCCGATGCTTCTGGGCGGTGTGTTCAAAGCCACCGGCAACGCATCGCCAGCGATGATCCCGGCCAAAGGGCGCTACATGTTTCAAGACCTGGACCGCTACGCCAAGCGTTACGCGGTGCCGCTGCGATTCAATCCGCACTTTCCGATCAACACGCTGTTATTGATGCGGGCCGTCACTGGCATGCAGTTGCATCAACCGCAACGCTTCGCGGCGTTTGTCGATTGCCTGTTCAACGCACTGTGGGTTGACGGCCGAAGCCTGAATGAACCGGAAACCGTTGCCGCCGTACTCAGTGAGCACGGCTTCGATCCGCAGGAAGTCCTCGCGCTGTGCAATGACGAGTCGGTCAAAGCGGCGCTCAAGGACAATACCGAGACCGCGGTTAAACGAGGTGTGTTTGGTGCCCCGAGCATGTTTGTCGGGAATCAGCTGTTTTTCGGTCAGGATCGGCTGGACTTCGTCGAGGAGGCGTTGCGCCAGGCCTAG
- a CDS encoding SDR family oxidoreductase: MNNKKVVLVVGAGDATGGAIAKRFAKEGFIACVTRRSADKLQPLVDAINDEGGEAHGFACDARKEEDVIALIEDIETRLGPIEAFVFNIGANVPCSILEETARKYFKIWEMACFSGFLNAREVAKRMVTRQRGTILFTGATAGLRGASGFAAFAGAKHGIRALAQSMARELGPLNIHVAHVVVDGAIDTDFIRSQFPEKYATKDDDGILDPEHIAENYWYLHSQPRDAWTFELDLRPWNERW; this comes from the coding sequence ATGAATAACAAGAAGGTCGTACTGGTAGTCGGCGCCGGAGATGCCACCGGCGGCGCTATTGCCAAGCGCTTTGCCAAAGAGGGCTTCATTGCCTGTGTGACGCGCCGCAGCGCGGACAAGCTTCAGCCTTTGGTGGATGCGATAAACGATGAAGGGGGTGAAGCTCATGGTTTCGCCTGCGATGCGCGCAAAGAAGAGGACGTCATTGCGCTGATTGAGGATATCGAAACCCGCCTTGGCCCGATTGAGGCATTTGTCTTCAACATTGGCGCCAACGTGCCCTGCAGCATCCTGGAAGAAACCGCGCGCAAGTACTTCAAGATTTGGGAAATGGCCTGTTTCTCAGGTTTTCTTAATGCGCGTGAAGTCGCCAAACGCATGGTGACCCGCCAGCGCGGCACGATCCTGTTCACCGGCGCCACGGCCGGGTTGCGCGGTGCTTCCGGGTTCGCAGCATTCGCCGGGGCCAAACATGGCATTCGTGCCTTGGCGCAAAGCATGGCGCGGGAACTGGGCCCGCTGAACATTCATGTCGCGCATGTGGTGGTCGACGGAGCGATCGATACCGACTTTATCCGCTCCCAATTTCCCGAGAAATATGCGACCAAGGATGACGACGGCATTCTCGATCCAGAGCATATCGCCGAAAACTACTGGTACTTGCATAGCCAGCCACGGGACGCCTGGACATTCGAGCTGGATTTGCGGCCGTGGAACGAACGCTGGTAA
- a CDS encoding TetR/AcrR family transcriptional regulator, which translates to MRYSAGHKLETRERLLHSSSLSAKKSGFSTVGVDGLMKAIGLSGAAFYSHFSSKDALFAAIVERELSQSLERLGGQEGADRERLQRCLKQYLSMAHVEQPEAGCALPTLGAEIARSDVLVREQAQQCICRLQQSWAQILESDSLAWAILSQCVGALVVARMLATEDVQRTVLNASQEEIARQLAVPRAE; encoded by the coding sequence GTGCGTTATTCTGCCGGTCACAAACTGGAAACCCGCGAGCGTTTGTTGCACAGCAGCTCGCTGTCGGCGAAAAAATCCGGATTCTCCACGGTCGGCGTGGACGGCTTGATGAAAGCTATCGGCTTGAGTGGTGCGGCGTTTTACAGCCACTTTTCCTCCAAGGACGCGCTGTTCGCAGCAATTGTCGAGCGCGAGTTGAGCCAGAGCCTTGAGCGACTCGGCGGTCAGGAGGGTGCGGATCGCGAGCGGCTGCAACGCTGCCTCAAGCAATACCTGAGCATGGCGCATGTCGAGCAGCCTGAAGCGGGGTGCGCGCTGCCGACATTAGGGGCCGAGATCGCCCGTTCGGATGTGCTTGTGCGTGAACAGGCGCAACAGTGTATTTGCCGTCTGCAGCAAAGCTGGGCGCAGATTCTGGAGAGCGACAGTCTGGCCTGGGCCATTCTGTCGCAATGTGTCGGTGCGCTGGTGGTGGCGAGGATGCTGGCTACCGAGGACGTTCAGCGCACGGTGCTGAACGCCAGCCAGGAAGAGATCGCCCGCCAGCTCGCTGTGCCGCGAGCCGAATAA
- the rhtA gene encoding threonine/homoserine exporter RhtA — translation MNDQPRSLASILFPVGLLLIAMASIQSGASLAKSMFPVVGAQGTTTLRLIFASVIMLLLLRPWRVKLTAKSLRTVIVYGMALGGMNFLFYMSLRTVPLGIAVALEFTGPLAVAIYASRRAIDFLWIGLAAVGLFLLIPTGATTASIDLIGAGYALGAGVCWALYILFGQKAGADNGVTTAALGVMIAALFVAPIGIVHAGAALLTPSLIPIAIGVAILSTALPYTLEMVALTRMPARTFGTLMSIEPAFGALSGLLFLQEYLSLSQWMAILCIILASVGATLTMGSAAKPAIAAD, via the coding sequence ATGAACGACCAACCCCGCTCCCTTGCCTCTATCCTTTTCCCGGTTGGCCTGCTTCTGATAGCCATGGCGTCCATTCAATCAGGGGCCTCTTTGGCCAAAAGCATGTTCCCAGTGGTAGGCGCACAGGGGACCACCACCTTGCGACTGATCTTTGCCAGCGTGATCATGCTGCTTTTGCTTCGGCCATGGCGGGTCAAGCTGACGGCCAAATCCTTACGCACCGTGATTGTTTACGGAATGGCACTGGGGGGTATGAACTTCCTCTTCTATATGTCGTTGCGCACGGTGCCCCTGGGCATCGCCGTCGCACTCGAATTTACCGGCCCACTGGCCGTTGCTATATATGCCTCTCGCCGAGCCATCGACTTTTTGTGGATAGGCCTGGCCGCGGTCGGCCTGTTCCTGCTGATACCGACAGGCGCCACGACCGCGAGCATTGATTTGATTGGCGCAGGCTATGCCCTCGGTGCCGGCGTCTGCTGGGCGTTGTACATACTCTTCGGGCAAAAAGCCGGTGCCGACAATGGCGTCACCACGGCGGCGCTAGGCGTCATGATCGCCGCGCTGTTTGTCGCACCGATCGGCATCGTTCATGCCGGCGCTGCGCTGCTGACGCCTTCGTTGATTCCGATCGCCATCGGCGTGGCGATTCTGTCCACTGCCCTGCCCTATACCCTGGAAATGGTTGCCTTGACCCGCATGCCTGCCCGCACGTTTGGCACACTGATGAGCATCGAACCCGCGTTCGGCGCACTGTCAGGCCTGCTGTTTCTTCAGGAGTACCTCTCGTTGTCACAATGGATGGCCATTCTGTGCATTATTCTGGCATCCGTTGGCGCGACCCTGACCATGGGCAGCGCCGCAAAGCCCGCAATCGCAGCCGATTGA
- the mrdA gene encoding penicillin-binding protein 2, with translation MPEPIPIKDHEKETRLVNKRLIACALFVFAVSCALVVRLYILQVVEFDYHSTISENNRVHVLPIPPTRGLIYDRNGVLLADNRPSFNLTITRERATDVNRELDEVINLLHLPAEDRTVFDKAMKQSRHPFTPVTLFYELTEEQIAVLAVNEFRLPGLDVEPQFVRHYPLGAHFAHSIGYVGRINEKESKVLDPVEYRGTQSIGKTGVERFYEAQLHGHVGYEEVETNAQGRVLRVLKHTDPIPGKNIVLSLDVKLQQAAEAALGDRRGSVVALDPATGEVLAMVSNPSFDPNLFVTGISSKEYSALRDSIDRPLFNRVLRGLYAPGSTIKPEVAIAGLDAGVVTPQTRVFDPGYYQLPDFDHKYRNWNHSGDGWVDMDAAIMRSNDTYFYDLAHKLGIDRLHDYMAMFGLGEKVSLDMFEESPGLMPSQAWKRATRRQAWYPGETVILGIGQGYMQVTPLQLAQATALIANKGVWNRPHLAKTVDGVAPVDEHPMPNILLKDPRDWEQVNHGMQMVMHDARGIARAAAAGAQYRIAGKSGTAQVVAIKQGERYNREKTLERHRDNALFVGFAPAEHPKIAISVMIENGEAGGRVAGPVVRQIMDAWLLDQDGHLKPQYAAPSKAPGDPHV, from the coding sequence ATGCCTGAACCTATCCCGATCAAGGATCATGAAAAAGAAACGCGCCTGGTCAACAAACGGTTGATCGCCTGCGCCCTGTTTGTCTTCGCCGTCAGCTGTGCCTTGGTGGTACGGTTGTACATCCTGCAAGTGGTGGAATTCGACTACCACTCGACGATCTCTGAAAACAACCGCGTGCATGTCTTGCCGATCCCGCCGACACGGGGCCTGATCTACGACCGCAACGGTGTCCTGCTCGCCGATAACCGTCCCAGCTTCAACCTGACCATCACCCGCGAGCGCGCCACTGATGTCAATCGGGAGCTGGACGAGGTCATCAACCTTCTTCATCTGCCTGCCGAAGACCGTACGGTATTCGATAAAGCCATGAAGCAGTCCCGTCACCCGTTTACGCCAGTGACACTGTTTTATGAACTGACGGAAGAGCAGATTGCCGTTCTCGCGGTCAATGAGTTCCGCTTGCCGGGCTTGGATGTCGAGCCGCAGTTCGTTCGTCATTATCCTCTCGGTGCGCATTTCGCCCATTCGATCGGCTACGTCGGCCGTATCAATGAAAAAGAGTCCAAGGTGCTCGATCCGGTTGAATATCGAGGTACTCAATCCATCGGCAAAACCGGGGTCGAGCGCTTCTACGAGGCGCAACTGCACGGTCACGTCGGTTACGAAGAAGTCGAAACCAATGCTCAGGGCCGGGTGCTGCGTGTGCTTAAACACACCGATCCGATACCGGGCAAAAACATCGTGTTGAGCCTCGACGTCAAGTTGCAGCAGGCCGCAGAAGCCGCGCTGGGGGATCGTCGAGGCTCGGTGGTTGCGCTTGATCCAGCGACCGGCGAAGTGCTGGCGATGGTCAGCAACCCGAGTTTCGACCCGAACCTGTTTGTCACCGGCATCAGTTCCAAGGAATATTCGGCGCTGCGAGATTCCATCGACCGGCCATTGTTCAACCGTGTGTTGCGCGGACTTTACGCCCCGGGTTCGACCATCAAGCCGGAAGTCGCAATCGCCGGTCTCGATGCCGGCGTCGTCACGCCGCAGACCCGTGTTTTCGACCCAGGTTATTACCAACTGCCGGACTTCGATCACAAGTACCGCAACTGGAACCACAGCGGTGACGGCTGGGTAGACATGGACGCGGCGATCATGCGCTCCAATGACACCTACTTTTACGATTTGGCGCACAAGCTGGGCATCGATCGTCTGCACGACTACATGGCGATGTTCGGCCTGGGCGAGAAAGTCTCGCTGGACATGTTTGAGGAATCGCCGGGCCTGATGCCATCTCAAGCCTGGAAGCGCGCCACGCGCCGTCAGGCGTGGTATCCCGGCGAAACCGTGATCCTCGGCATTGGTCAGGGCTATATGCAGGTCACGCCGCTGCAATTGGCGCAAGCGACCGCGTTGATCGCCAATAAAGGCGTGTGGAACCGACCGCATCTGGCCAAAACCGTCGATGGCGTCGCACCGGTCGACGAACACCCTATGCCGAATATCCTGCTCAAGGATCCGCGCGACTGGGAGCAGGTCAACCATGGCATGCAGATGGTCATGCACGACGCCCGGGGCATCGCCCGTGCGGCCGCGGCCGGTGCGCAATACCGCATCGCCGGCAAGAGTGGTACGGCGCAAGTGGTGGCGATCAAGCAGGGCGAGCGCTACAACCGTGAGAAAACCCTCGAGCGCCACCGCGACAATGCCTTGTTCGTCGGCTTCGCACCGGCGGAGCATCCGAAGATCGCGATTTCGGTGATGATCGAAAACGGCGAGGCCGGTGGTCGGGTCGCGGGCCCGGTGGTGCGGCAGATCATGGACGCCTGGTTACTCGACCAGGACGGCCATCTCAAGCCGCAATACGCCGCGCCAAGCAAAGCGCCGGGTGACCCGCACGTTTGA
- a CDS encoding lysozyme inhibitor LprI family protein — protein sequence MSPRLLLALSPFLFVPFAQSAVDCANASDQATMNQCAGQAYKAVDKELNTVYQQITGRLKNNPDSKKMLITAQRAWIGFRDAECQFSASGVAGGSVYPLVYSQCLTAVTKARVEALKPYLQCEEGDLSCPVPGA from the coding sequence ATGTCCCCCCGTTTACTCTTGGCCCTGTCGCCCTTCCTGTTCGTACCGTTCGCCCAGTCTGCCGTCGACTGCGCCAATGCCAGCGATCAGGCAACGATGAATCAGTGTGCCGGTCAGGCGTACAAAGCAGTGGATAAAGAGCTGAACACGGTGTATCAACAGATCACCGGGCGCTTGAAGAACAATCCGGACAGCAAAAAAATGCTGATCACTGCGCAACGGGCCTGGATCGGGTTTCGTGATGCCGAATGCCAGTTTTCGGCGTCCGGCGTGGCGGGCGGTAGCGTTTATCCATTGGTTTACAGCCAATGCCTCACCGCCGTGACCAAGGCACGGGTAGAGGCGCTGAAGCCGTATTTGCAGTGCGAGGAAGGCGACCTGAGCTGCCCGGTGCCAGGAGCCTGA
- a CDS encoding SRPBCC family protein, translated as MKPVPNSFERKITLKAPRSYVWRALVDAEAFGQWFGVALEGRRFIAGEWTQGQVTYPGYEHVLWNVLIERVEPQQLFSFRWHPYAVNPKIDYSQEPTTLVKFELQDYENGTLLKVSESGFAHIPDIRQKEAYYMDSRGWEEQLSRLEQFLAEAAKTRESGSA; from the coding sequence ATGAAACCAGTACCTAACAGTTTCGAACGCAAAATCACGCTCAAGGCGCCGCGCTCGTACGTCTGGCGCGCTTTGGTCGATGCCGAGGCGTTCGGCCAGTGGTTTGGCGTGGCGCTGGAGGGCAGGCGGTTTATTGCCGGGGAATGGACGCAGGGGCAGGTCACCTACCCAGGTTATGAACACGTCTTGTGGAATGTGCTGATCGAGCGGGTCGAGCCGCAGCAGTTGTTCTCGTTTCGTTGGCATCCGTATGCGGTGAATCCCAAGATCGATTATTCCCAGGAACCGACGACGCTGGTCAAATTCGAATTGCAAGATTACGAAAACGGCACCCTGCTCAAGGTCTCCGAGTCCGGTTTTGCCCATATTCCCGATATTCGCCAGAAAGAAGCGTATTACATGGACAGTCGGGGTTGGGAAGAGCAGTTGAGCCGGCTTGAACAGTTCCTTGCCGAGGCGGCGAAGACGCGGGAAAGCGGCAGTGCCTGA